ACGGCATGCTTCGGGGCTGTTGCAGCCTACCTTCTGACCACAGGGGTGGGTCTATGAGGTTCATAGTTATTGATGGACTTGATGGTGCCGGTAAGGACACCCATGCCGAGCTTATAAAGAGGAGGTACCTCTCAATGGGTGAACGGGTGGTCTTCAGGTCACACCCCGAGGATGACAACCCCTACGGTAGGAGGGCCAGGAGGGCCCTCCTTGAGGGTGGGAGGATAAACCATATCCGTGCATCCATATTCTACGCCCTTGACGTTATAAGGTCCCTCTGGAAGTACCGGTGGCGATCGAATCCAGGGGCTGATACGCTGATATTCTCAAGGTACCTTATGGGTGTGGCCTATCTCCCTGAGTTCCTGGCTGTACTGCTCTACAGGGTCCTCTACAGGGTCCTGCCGACAACCGAGTACATGTTCTTCCTTGACGTCTCACCCGAGGAGTCCCTGAGGCGGCTCATGGAGAGGGATGAGCATGAGATGTTTGAAAACCTTGAGGACCTCAGGAAGACCCGTGAGAAGGCCCTTAAACTTGCGGATGGATGGTACATTATAAACACCGAGGACCCCATCGAGGATGTTCAGAGGAGGATCGACAGGATCCTTGACAGGCTGGATATGAGAAACTCGGAGGATCATGGGGCCGGGACAGTGAAGGGTGCCCCGGCTGAAGTACCGGAGGACCTGAATGAATAGGAGTACTATCCCCACACCAGAACCCAATCCCATGCTAAGTACCGGAGGACCTGAATGAATAGGATAACATGCCTTGTTGAGGATAAGCCATCACACACACTCATGGGGGAGCACGGACTTTCCCTCTACATTGAGGGTGAAAGGGACATCCTCTTTGACACCGGTCAAAGCAGCCTCTTTGCAGAAAACGCGTCCATCCTCGGCCTTGAACTGGGGGGTGCAGATGCTGCCATCATATCCCATGGACACTATGACCATGGAGGCGGCCTCAGACACTTCATGGGTATCAACGACAGTGCAGAGGTGTTCATGGGGGAGGGGGCTTTCAGGAGGCGTTACGCGGTTGAAGATTCTGTTAAACGGTTCATAGGTATCCCTGAAGTTAAAAGTGAGCGTATAAACTTTGTGGGTGAAACATTACCCCTGGGGGATGGCTACACCATCCTGAAGGACTTTGGGGGAAGGTTCGGGAGGCCCGCGGGTAACCGGACACTCTTCATGGAAGCCGGGTCGGGACTGGTACCTGACAGCTTTCAGGATGAAATCGTCCTTGTCATCGAATCCGGGCGTGAGGTTCACATTATAACCGGCTGCTCCCACAGCGGGATCCTGAATATTGTT
The sequence above is drawn from the Methanothermobacter wolfeii genome and encodes:
- a CDS encoding nucleoside/nucleotide kinase family protein, producing MRFIVIDGLDGAGKDTHAELIKRRYLSMGERVVFRSHPEDDNPYGRRARRALLEGGRINHIRASIFYALDVIRSLWKYRWRSNPGADTLIFSRYLMGVAYLPEFLAVLLYRVLYRVLPTTEYMFFLDVSPEESLRRLMERDEHEMFENLEDLRKTREKALKLADGWYIINTEDPIEDVQRRIDRILDRLDMRNSEDHGAGTVKGAPAEVPEDLNE
- a CDS encoding MBL fold metallo-hydrolase, whose amino-acid sequence is MNRITCLVEDKPSHTLMGEHGLSLYIEGERDILFDTGQSSLFAENASILGLELGGADAAIISHGHYDHGGGLRHFMGINDSAEVFMGEGAFRRRYAVEDSVKRFIGIPEVKSERINFVGETLPLGDGYTILKDFGGRFGRPAGNRTLFMEAGSGLVPDSFQDEIVLVIESGREVHIITGCSHSGILNIVEAASQLFPDRSIGVLAGGFHLSGDVSGVARGLAEFKVREIYTGHCTSEEALHELDDILGNVRPLRPGTVIEL